The genomic DNA TCCTCTTTGCATGGTATTTGGATATCTAGTTATGTGGAATAAAATAACCTTCACATGACTCATTGTTTAAGCTGTAGCACATCAATGTATTGCTTGGGGAAGAAGCTATCTAACTACCAACTCTCTTGCATGCTGCCTAAATATGTGTCCTTGAATAAGTGTCTGGAGAAGTGTGGTCTGCCAGTGTGATGCACAGCCCCGTCTGTGTTAGTCTACAGGAGCAGCTGAGGCGGCTGTACCCCAGGCTGAAGGCGCTGGCGTTCGGAGCCAAACCGGAGTCTACTCTGCACACCTACTTCCCATCCTTCCTCTCCAGGGCCACCCCCAACTGCCCGGCCGACATGAAAAAAGAGGTACGTAACCGACATGAAGTGCAGGGAGCCGAACTCTGTAACTGAACCAGACTTGTACCATGAAACCAACCGGTCTCTGTGTCCGCATGCAGCTCCTGACCAGTCTGACGGAGTGCCTGTCGCTGGACCCGCAGAGCCTCAGTGTTTGGAGGCAGTTGTACACCAAGCATCTTTCGCAGTCCAGGTGAGCAATCTTTCCATCAACGCTCGGGCCACAGGTGACATTTAGAACCACTTGCAATCCGGGTTTAAAAGAGCGAGGACCTCGGCTTTGACTGTGGATGTGAGAGGAGCTTCTGTTCCAAGCAGGGATTATAAATGAAGCTTTGTTTCTCTTTGTGGTCTTCCAGAAGCAGCTTTTCTGCAGCATTGTCTATGTGCCTTTGACATTTTACCAGTCCATGAGGTAGAAAGGGATATCTTGCCCATGGGAATAGTTCTTTGCATAATCCACAGATGTAACCTTTTTCCCTAAAGTGTTGAGCAGTTTTTAGTATGAAACCATATAAGTGGTTTAATTTTTACCCTCTCAACCAGAACAGACTGTTCAGGATCTTTCCAGGAACTGTCCACTGAGACCTGCCTCTTTCCACACAATTTAATTACAGCTGTTGTCTTGAGAAATGGTTGCAGGTGGTGTGTTGTGGCACAGTACACTCCTGTGGCTGTTTAGGAAAGCAGAGTGAACTCAAATGAAAGGCACAGTAGAAAGAAAACCCTGATTACCTACACACAGGCATTTTCATTTCCTGTGCAATAAATGAGGATTCTCTGTTGCAATCAGACTGTtaaagcttttttctttctccccatTCTCAGCCTTCTACTGAATAATCTCCTTCAGTCTTGGAATAGGTTATCGCCAAAGGTAAGCATTACTCCATGCACTTGTATGTGCTTTCAAAGCCAAGGCTTCCTCTCCATGGGTGAAATTTGACATTGtccaaataacaaaacataatcAACACAGCGCTCAACCATGCTCTTTATTAACGAGTATGATATAAGTATTTCTACAGAATGGGGGAGAGGTGTTTGTGAACGGTCCCTGTCCTTGCCTCAGTATTGTTTCCATGAGGTTGTAGAGTTAGATCAGATTAGCACTGTCCTGCCGTGTGTCTGAGACGTGTTGTTAATATtatgtagttttgtttttagattGCTGTCAAGAAAAGGGACTGGAAACTGTGATGGAAAATTGAATGGATATTAATTTCAGTAACATATGACTTTTTCTTCTGTACTTAATCTCTGCTTTCTTTCCTTTTGCTTTCCTCCAGCTTCGTAAATCTCTGCAGGAAACTGTGCAGTCGTTCAAAGTGACCAATGAGGAAATGATGGCCTCTGCCAATTCACAGGATGTGAAagactgtaacacactgtgcaATGTAAGAGCCTCTGCATCTCCATCATTTACAGTAACTGCTAACCCATGTATTCTTGTGATTAAAATGGGACTCAGTGGCAATGCAATTGGAGGTTTGAATGTAGCGTTTGCTTATGTACAAATCATACAAATGTTCACTAAGGCAAGTGCATTATCTGGGGCTGAATCTGTTGTTGTGCTTCACCCAGAGTCTGCAGTCCAAGATGAAGAGTCAAGGCTTCCCTTGGTCTCGCCTGCTGCTGGCGGTACTGGTGTTTGCTGTTGGTTTTTTCATCTATGACATAAGGTCACATGGGTCTTTCAAAGGTGAGCTCTGTTTTtatgttgttcttgttcttatCAGAGTGATTGAGCTTCTTGGCCTCGGGGTAGCAAACCCCGCAAATCTTGGCAGGGATGCTGCTTGGTGAAACAATGTTCGGagtacacttttttttaattcgatAAGCATCCCTTTTTAAATCCCTAATTGTTAACTCAAATCCTCAAAGATCCCAGTGTGAgaacagtgaaaacaaaacaatgcttCCTTGTCTTCCAACTTCAATGGGCAGTCAAGCTGTTTGGCCTTCATCATTACAATTCCCAAATGCACAGATCTCTAGCGCCGCATGGAACTTGCTAACAGTGTCTGGTCCTACAGATGCCCATCCAGCAGCTGGAGTTTGGCTGCTAAGGGGCTCTTCCAGCTTGGCTCCACTCATTGGCAGCAgtggtgttttttgtttccccACTGTTGACTGGCATTAACAGCCTTGTAGCTGAAGGCCTGGATTTGGCCCAGCCCTTGATGTAGGCCATGTGCAACTGAATCGAAATGGGTGACATCCCGAACTGCAGCCGTGTTGAAATGAGATGAGCAAACCACACACCTCCTGGTGTAGCGTGTTATTGTATGTTATTGCTTCCTGGCGATACTGATACATTGGTTTCCcctgttgtattttgttttcagacTGTATTTGTAAATGCCTTATTTTTACTAGATTTGAATATTCAGATATAAAGGTCAGAGGCAACCTTACCACTTGTTCCTCTATGAGAAAAATTCACCAACCAGTATTGCAGGCTTGTTGAGAGCTCTAGGAGATTCATTTCACAATTATGTCCATGTGTCACTTTATGAAATGCCATGTACTGTTTCCTGATGGTTAACTCTGAACTCTGATTTGCAGCTTCTTCCTGTGCACATGTGCTTCGCCGGTCAGGAATGATGTCGGTCTCTCAGCAGGCCTGGAGTAAAGTCTCTCATTATTCTCAGGAGGGATACAGGTGAGTTGTGTGGGTTTCCCCTGTGCAACCAAGGCCATGTCAAGCCTGGAAAGTTCTGGCAGACTTGGAGCTGTCTGTGGGGATGACCTTGCCCTTTTTatgaagttttttttatttatgtatatcttCTCCACTTCTAACGATGTTTTTTTGGTCCATTTGTTTTGTAGTTGGCTGGAGACAAACGCACCACAATACTACTCTCAAGCGGTCACTACTGTGGGCCCCGTTTTGGAAGCAACTTGGGAAAAGACCAAGATGGCAACTGCCTACCTCGTGGAGCAGTGCTCAGTCCAGGTCATGTGGATCAGAGAGAACATGCCGAGGTTTATCGAATGGGTAAGAGAAAACGAGTGATGTGTAGTAATCTATTTGAGATTCGCTGGGGAAGAGATATAATGTATACAGTTCATCTATATCAAGATTCTCAGTTTGAACATAACTGAATGTGATTGTGCTCAAAAACGAAATTgagttgtattgtttttttccccattttatGAATCTAGCTCAATTCCAACATCCCAGATGCTGTGTTTCAGTTTATTGAATATTTGAAGCAGTTGCTGCTGGTCCTCCATCAGAATTACCTACAGCCAGCTATGGTGTATATGAAATCATCCTTTGAACAGGGATGGCAAACATTTGTAGATTCTTGCAAGTAAGTTTCAACCTCActcatttatattaatgattgaaGGAAATGAATGctgtgctttttgtgttttacaGAATATATATTATGCGTCCTTTAAGCTAGATCTTTCAGGACCACAGAATAATcatagaaatacaaaaaatatatacaaaaaaatagtTTGGTCAGCACTGGTACGTAACCATTAATCATTCAATTTCCTTTCCATTTGCAGTGGAGAAGTATCCCTGCCCTGTGTTCAGAAACATTTGATATCCATATCTAATTCCACCTGGACATACCTGCAGAACACGACCCTTGCTGTTAAAAACTGGGCGTTTGCCGTGATCTCCAGACAGTAAGGAGCGTTTGTAACCCAGAGACTTGAGTTCCTTGTGTTCTCCTGACCAGGGAAAAACCACCAGTGCTTTTTAACAAGTGCTCAAAGAAGGACTTTGCAGAAGATGGAGCTGACACTTTTGTCAAACTGCATGACATTTTGTATCCTCTCATATTTTCTACCTACGGTTTGATTACTTTGGGGGTGCacagaattttgttttttaaagggttTTCGGGTTTATAAATGTCAACCAGTGTTATTTCAAGGTGACTTACCAAAAGGGGAAAATATATGGACTGAAGGGCAACTGCTTTCGCTTGGAAAATCAGACATCTTGCATTTAATCTCTTTTAATGATTTCAGTTGAACACTGGCCACGGTTAGTTAcagacattattatttttatgaatgtCCTTTTCTTGCCAAATGTTGGTAAGAAAGAGAACCCTTAGAAATTAATCACATGAAAGACCTTCAATAATCTCTAAACTAATCTGTGAATGAACTATTAAATTGTCCTTGTAGAGAAACtttggaaggttttttttttttttaaatctagctTCTTCTCAGTTGGACATTTT from Amia ocellicauda isolate fAmiCal2 chromosome 1, fAmiCal2.hap1, whole genome shotgun sequence includes the following:
- the tmem214 gene encoding transmembrane protein 214; amino-acid sequence: MASSANNGSVGKWEVVKKSKKPSSGGKNPSEKKPGGRKALSEANLPRIDPAPPLKTSETIYEGFERMGKKQNKEQVPPAPSPEQQQKKNSAGKQAKKSPGSDGRQKLAKFKSLEEAVKALDVSELQQELEKSQSLFPENPSVWVKDLAGYLNYKLQAPEVDPTLSNHPYDYPYSLASKDLKNIIKVLLGKCSHSLQEFFDHCIYTMLRELDKPSGETLHGYRICIQAIMLDKPKIATLNLADHLELLRSHQNRPVKCLTIMWALGQAGFTDLTEGLKVWLGIMLPVLGIKALSSYAIGYLERLLMLHANLTKGFGIMGPKEFFPLLDFAYMPKNALMPSLQEQLRRLYPRLKALAFGAKPESTLHTYFPSFLSRATPNCPADMKKELLTSLTECLSLDPQSLSVWRQLYTKHLSQSSLLLNNLLQSWNRLSPKLRKSLQETVQSFKVTNEEMMASANSQDVKDCNTLCNSLQSKMKSQGFPWSRLLLAVLVFAVGFFIYDIRSHGSFKASSCAHVLRRSGMMSVSQQAWSKVSHYSQEGYSWLETNAPQYYSQAVTTVGPVLEATWEKTKMATAYLVEQCSVQVMWIRENMPRFIEWLNSNIPDAVFQFIEYLKQLLLVLHQNYLQPAMVYMKSSFEQGWQTFVDSCNGEVSLPCVQKHLISISNSTWTYLQNTTLAVKNWAFAVISRQ